The genomic DNA TTGGTCCTTCAACGATGTCGAACTCTACTCGTTGACCTTCGTCAAGTGATTTGAATCCGTTACCTTGAATTGCGCTGAAGTGTACGAATACATCGTCGCCGCCTTCAACGGAAATGAAACCGAAGCCCTTTTCAGCGTTAAACCACTTAACCGTTCCTTGTTGCAAAAGAATTCCTCCATGGTGCGCAGTGCACATTCAATTTACTGATCCAGCGGATCATGTATTAAGTCCCATTATATGTTTGAAAAAATGCAAATGTTGTCGAAACGTGCCACCTTTGGAGAACCAATTTCTTTTTCCCACCGTTGATACTAAAGGACGAGCGCTGATGTATTGCTACCCCATTTATGCCCCCGTTTGTTACCCCATTTATTACTGGGTTTGTGCCCTCGTTTAATACTGCATTTGATACCCAACAAAGGAGTGGAACCTAAGCGCACACATCTACGTAAAGGAGGTGACATATGGCACGAAACATCACATTCGATGAGCTGATCGTCAAAATTAGTGCTGCGCATGTCATCGTTGATGAAGCCATTAAGCCAGCACTTGAGGCCGCATCCGTCAAAGTCAAGGAAACGGCGGAACAAAAATTTGGCCACTACCAGGATTCGGTGGCGGGAGGCCAGTTCCCCGCTTGGGCAGCCCTTTCCACGACATATCTACAACGCAAACTAGCCGCTGGTTCATCTGGAGACGATCCGCTTATCGGTGCACCAGGACTAAGACGTGATGGCGGTACTCCCCTTTCAGAATCCATCCAATACACCGTACGCGGTCTCAATGCTTACATCGGGACGGATAGTGAAGTTTCCGAATTTCACGAATTTGGTACGATCCACGCCCCGCCGCGTCCGTTTTTGAGACCGGCGCTTTTCCAATCGAAACAACAAATAGTGAAAAACATGGGCGCGGCGGTGCAGGCTGCACTTATTTCATATTTCGGCAAATAGGAGAGTTGAA from Alicyclobacillus dauci includes the following:
- a CDS encoding cold-shock protein, producing MQQGTVKWFNAEKGFGFISVEGGDDVFVHFSAIQGNGFKSLDEGQRVEFDIVEGPKGPQAANVYKL
- a CDS encoding HK97-gp10 family putative phage morphogenesis protein encodes the protein MARNITFDELIVKISAAHVIVDEAIKPALEAASVKVKETAEQKFGHYQDSVAGGQFPAWAALSTTYLQRKLAAGSSGDDPLIGAPGLRRDGGTPLSESIQYTVRGLNAYIGTDSEVSEFHEFGTIHAPPRPFLRPALFQSKQQIVKNMGAAVQAALISYFGK